The following proteins are co-located in the Polystyrenella longa genome:
- the ftsH gene encoding ATP-dependent zinc metalloprotease FtsH — MSDAPSPTPEEPESPKSNKSPKKPRKTESGGNSIWLLFIAIVLFVVATQYSGMSDNGEMMPYSNFVRGLEITLAGADLTELPADVSIRNKRNTFNVQIGSSYLYFQDQKQDSSGRSPEGTKSYRVSIDTLSEPGREDLEKKMRQAEIEYGFSPPPSPWREPFILFLMLLVFLGIFFFMLRRMGGAGSAMSFGRSRGKLYAQDDIGITFKDVAGNDEAVEEICEFVDFLKSPGKYQALGGRIPHGVLLVGPPGTGKTLLAKAVAGEAGVPFFGLSGSDFVEMFVGVGAARVRDMFAQARQRSPSIIFIDELDALGKVRGNSPGGHDEREQTLNALLVEMDGFSSDENVIVMAATNRPETLDPALMRPGRFDRQVLVDRPDVKGREAILKVHAGKVKLADDVNLTTIAKHCPGFVGADLANLVNEAALLAVRNNKTRVTMAEFDEGIERVVAGLEKQTRIIQEDEKLRVAYHECGHALVASSLPNTDPVHKISIIPRGLGALGYMLQHSEVERYLNTESELKHRICVLLGGTISEEIVFSEFSTGASNDLQRATDIARRMVTDYGMSPKLGRVHYSETQRSPFLNNSATASDTAHSEDTIREIDLEVRRIIDECLVMVRDIVNDRREVLEHLTKDLMESEVMNSEQLQAILVQYKTSPKISPGTHANPASGATPPAKDAESEEEDGGEEDQAAEG; from the coding sequence ATGAGCGACGCACCTTCTCCCACCCCCGAGGAACCGGAGAGCCCGAAGTCCAACAAATCGCCAAAAAAACCGCGCAAGACAGAGTCGGGTGGAAACAGCATCTGGCTGTTGTTCATCGCGATTGTGCTGTTCGTGGTGGCGACGCAGTATTCGGGGATGTCTGATAACGGCGAGATGATGCCGTATTCCAATTTCGTCCGGGGTTTGGAAATCACCTTGGCTGGGGCCGATCTGACGGAACTGCCCGCCGATGTGAGCATTCGAAACAAACGAAACACGTTTAATGTGCAGATCGGTTCTTCCTATCTGTATTTTCAGGATCAAAAGCAGGACAGTTCCGGCCGCAGTCCGGAAGGAACGAAGTCTTATCGAGTCTCTATCGATACGCTGTCTGAACCCGGTCGCGAAGACCTCGAGAAAAAAATGCGGCAGGCGGAAATCGAATATGGTTTCTCGCCCCCCCCTTCTCCTTGGCGCGAACCCTTTATTCTGTTCCTGATGCTGCTCGTATTTCTGGGAATCTTCTTCTTCATGCTGCGACGCATGGGGGGAGCGGGTTCGGCCATGTCCTTTGGTCGCAGCCGTGGAAAATTGTATGCACAGGATGATATCGGCATCACTTTCAAAGATGTCGCTGGTAACGACGAAGCGGTTGAAGAGATTTGTGAGTTTGTCGATTTCCTTAAATCACCCGGAAAATACCAGGCTCTCGGCGGACGAATTCCGCATGGAGTGCTGCTGGTTGGCCCTCCAGGTACAGGGAAAACATTGCTTGCCAAAGCCGTTGCCGGTGAAGCGGGTGTCCCTTTCTTCGGTCTTTCCGGTTCCGATTTCGTTGAAATGTTTGTCGGCGTGGGTGCCGCCCGTGTGCGGGACATGTTCGCTCAGGCCCGACAGCGGTCTCCCAGTATTATCTTCATCGATGAGCTCGATGCACTCGGTAAAGTCCGAGGGAACTCTCCCGGAGGACATGATGAACGTGAACAAACTTTAAACGCCCTACTCGTCGAGATGGATGGTTTCTCCTCCGATGAAAACGTCATTGTGATGGCAGCGACCAACCGCCCCGAAACACTCGACCCCGCACTAATGCGGCCGGGCCGTTTTGACCGACAGGTGCTGGTCGACCGACCCGATGTGAAAGGTCGCGAAGCGATCCTCAAAGTCCACGCCGGCAAAGTGAAGCTTGCCGATGACGTGAACCTCACGACTATTGCGAAACACTGTCCCGGTTTCGTAGGTGCGGACCTCGCCAACTTGGTGAATGAAGCCGCTCTGCTTGCCGTACGAAACAATAAAACACGTGTGACGATGGCCGAATTCGACGAAGGAATTGAACGCGTCGTCGCCGGTCTTGAAAAACAGACCCGCATCATTCAGGAAGACGAAAAACTCCGCGTTGCCTACCACGAATGTGGTCACGCTCTCGTTGCTAGCTCGCTTCCCAATACAGACCCGGTTCACAAGATCTCGATCATTCCCCGTGGCCTCGGTGCCCTCGGCTACATGCTGCAACACTCAGAAGTGGAACGGTATCTGAATACCGAATCCGAACTAAAGCATCGTATTTGCGTGCTTCTGGGAGGAACGATCTCCGAAGAGATTGTCTTCAGTGAATTCTCCACCGGTGCGTCGAATGACCTGCAACGGGCCACCGACATCGCTCGACGAATGGTGACCGATTACGGGATGAGTCCGAAACTGGGTCGAGTACATTATAGTGAAACCCAACGATCGCCATTCCTGAACAACTCCGCAACCGCTTCAGACACGGCCCACAGCGAAGACACGATCCGCGAGATCGATCTCGAAGTTCGCCGTATTATTGATGAATGTCTCGTTATGGTTCGTGACATCGTGAATGATCGTCGGGAGGTGCTCGAACATCTGACGAAGGATTTAATGGAGAGCGAAGTGATGAACTCCGAGCAACTCCAGGCGATCCTCGTTCAATACAAAACGAGCCCCAAAATCAGTCCCGGCACTCATGCCAATCCAGCGTCGGGAGCAACGCCTCCCGCGAAGGACGCAGAGTCAGAGGAAGAGGACGGCGGCGAAGAAGACCAAGCGGCAGAAGGGTGA
- a CDS encoding DUF1559 domain-containing protein has product MKSLRPHSVSRRGFTLIELLVVMAIISILMSLLLPAVQQTREAARRTQCRNNMKQIGLAFHNFHDTNQAFPVGTNENFYSAFATTLPYFEQAQLYENYDFSLYYTEPGNLEALSTRIGTFLCPSMWIPRNVPDQECDEVGAVGSYAVCEGTSSYMGESDGVFPMNWALAGITNDAVSFKDIKDGTSNTIMVGEFNYQMEDFLWTASPTSCPARAGEVRWGHARWGVGYPGVSLGNTGGTFNENSYSSYTSFKSDHPGGAFFLFADGSVSFVGEGVQPSILDALATCNGNETVMNTFGQ; this is encoded by the coding sequence ATGAAATCGTTACGCCCGCATTCTGTTAGCAGACGTGGTTTTACTCTCATCGAATTACTGGTCGTCATGGCCATCATCTCGATTCTGATGTCCCTCTTACTGCCGGCTGTCCAGCAGACCCGTGAAGCGGCCCGCCGAACTCAATGTCGCAACAACATGAAGCAGATCGGCCTCGCCTTTCATAATTTTCATGACACCAATCAAGCGTTTCCAGTCGGCACCAACGAGAATTTTTATAGTGCTTTCGCGACTACTCTTCCCTATTTTGAGCAGGCACAGTTGTATGAAAATTACGACTTTTCACTGTATTACACTGAACCAGGAAACCTGGAAGCCTTGAGTACCCGAATCGGCACTTTTCTCTGTCCCTCCATGTGGATACCACGCAACGTTCCTGATCAAGAGTGCGATGAAGTGGGCGCCGTTGGTAGCTATGCCGTCTGCGAAGGAACCTCATCTTACATGGGTGAGTCCGACGGAGTCTTCCCGATGAACTGGGCCCTTGCGGGAATCACAAACGATGCAGTTAGCTTTAAAGACATCAAAGATGGAACCTCTAATACGATCATGGTAGGCGAGTTTAATTACCAGATGGAAGACTTCCTCTGGACCGCCAGCCCCACCTCGTGCCCGGCCCGTGCTGGAGAAGTTCGCTGGGGACATGCTCGTTGGGGAGTCGGCTATCCCGGTGTCTCCCTCGGAAATACTGGGGGTACGTTCAATGAAAATAGCTACTCGAGCTATACCAGCTTTAAATCCGATCACCCAGGCGGGGCCTTCTTTCTCTTTGCCGATGGTTCCGTATCCTTCGTTGGCGAGGGAGTTCAGCCTTCCATCCTCGACGCCCTCGCTACATGTAACGGAAACGAAACCGTCATGAATACCTTCGGGCAGTAG
- a CDS encoding Kelch repeat-containing protein, giving the protein MKQLHILDLKRPLSFSLMVASAVISGSLSLQAESRTMTLPEIPEAVTSFGAAVEGETLYIYGGHMGVAHGYSVDDQSDKLFSLSLNNPTEWQELPSGPRLQGLAMVAHNGSLYRLGGFSAMNEETEAHDLVSSAECARFDLKSKSWEPLPALPEPRSSFDAVVHNDVIYVLGGWAMYGKDKGDESKWHDTALQLDLNQQPLEWKEMPAPPFQRRALSAAALGNKIYAIGGMKPEGGPTREVDVFDLETQTWSKGPELPGEKGMEGFGNSGFSVGGDLFCSTISGSLYQLAQNGSEWTKTQDLPNKRFFHRMVPYQDNSLLFVGGASMEDGKVLAVDHVLVPEKK; this is encoded by the coding sequence ATGAAACAATTACACATTCTTGATCTGAAACGTCCTTTGTCTTTCAGCCTGATGGTTGCTTCTGCGGTGATCAGCGGTAGCCTTTCCTTGCAAGCCGAATCCCGCACGATGACTTTGCCGGAGATTCCCGAGGCCGTTACCAGCTTCGGCGCGGCTGTGGAAGGGGAAACCCTTTACATCTACGGCGGACATATGGGTGTCGCTCATGGATATTCTGTTGATGACCAATCTGACAAACTTTTCTCGCTGTCACTTAATAACCCAACTGAATGGCAGGAACTGCCCAGCGGGCCTCGTTTGCAGGGTCTGGCGATGGTTGCCCATAACGGCAGCCTGTACCGACTCGGCGGCTTCTCAGCGATGAACGAAGAGACCGAAGCCCACGACCTCGTCTCCTCGGCAGAATGTGCGCGCTTCGATCTGAAATCCAAAAGCTGGGAACCTCTGCCAGCCTTGCCCGAACCACGTTCCTCATTCGATGCCGTTGTCCACAACGATGTCATTTACGTGCTCGGGGGATGGGCGATGTACGGCAAAGACAAAGGCGACGAATCAAAATGGCACGACACCGCCTTACAACTCGATCTCAATCAGCAGCCACTTGAGTGGAAAGAAATGCCTGCACCACCATTCCAGCGACGCGCGCTTTCAGCAGCGGCACTGGGAAACAAAATCTACGCGATCGGTGGCATGAAACCCGAAGGGGGACCTACCCGCGAAGTCGACGTCTTTGATCTGGAAACCCAAACCTGGAGCAAAGGCCCCGAACTTCCTGGTGAAAAAGGAATGGAAGGCTTCGGCAACTCCGGCTTCTCCGTCGGTGGCGACCTGTTCTGCAGCACCATCAGTGGTTCACTTTACCAACTCGCTCAGAATGGGAGCGAATGGACTAAAACGCAGGACCTGCCAAACAAACGTTTCTTCCACCGAATGGTTCCTTACCAGGATAACTCCCTGTTGTTCGTCGGTGGAGCCAGCATGGAAGATGGCAAAGTCCTGGCCGTCGATCATGTCCTTGTTCCCGAAAAAAAATAA
- a CDS encoding outer membrane protein assembly factor BamB family protein, whose amino-acid sequence MKLLVLLLISAATLTGENWPLFRGAGNSLTSAENLPLTWSVEENIRWEADLSGYGQSSPVIWGDLVVVTFTEGEEKETLVVEGFDLKTGDSRWVYKQPSSAPAPVSNYISRSAPTPAIDANQVYAFFESGDTLSLNHQGELLWQRELQTEYGEFKGNHGLGSSPTLIDDALVVLVDHSGPSYLVAMNKTDGQNKWKVDRPERVSWSSPVVTGEGSEQQVILSSNGVLQRYSATNGELLWETEGLDGNTVPSATIAENYVLVGSNKRGQNQLFQIKPDSNELEPVWQSKDQISAFGSPLIYGEYVYFVNKSGVASCLSLATGEEVWKERLPSSCWASAVGTGDRIYFFSNDGTTTVIENGAEFKKLSENSLPTEDKVYGVALVDNAIVIRTGEKLTCIGKP is encoded by the coding sequence ATGAAATTGCTCGTTCTACTGCTGATTTCGGCAGCAACGTTAACCGGTGAAAACTGGCCGTTATTCCGGGGGGCCGGGAACAGCCTGACCTCGGCAGAAAACCTTCCTCTCACCTGGTCGGTTGAAGAAAATATCCGCTGGGAAGCTGACCTCTCCGGATATGGTCAATCGAGCCCCGTCATCTGGGGAGACCTGGTGGTGGTGACCTTCACCGAGGGAGAAGAGAAAGAAACGCTTGTTGTCGAGGGGTTTGATCTCAAAACGGGCGACAGCCGCTGGGTTTATAAACAACCTTCTTCTGCTCCCGCTCCGGTCAGTAACTACATCAGCCGCTCGGCCCCGACGCCCGCCATTGATGCCAATCAGGTGTACGCTTTCTTTGAAAGTGGCGACACACTCTCTCTTAATCATCAGGGAGAACTGCTTTGGCAACGCGAATTACAAACCGAATACGGTGAGTTCAAAGGGAACCATGGACTCGGAAGTTCTCCAACACTCATTGACGATGCCCTCGTCGTGTTGGTCGACCATTCCGGTCCCTCCTATCTCGTGGCGATGAACAAAACCGATGGCCAGAACAAATGGAAGGTCGACCGCCCCGAGCGAGTCTCCTGGTCGTCTCCCGTGGTTACGGGCGAAGGGAGTGAGCAGCAGGTTATCCTCAGCTCCAATGGAGTACTCCAACGTTACTCTGCTACTAATGGAGAACTGCTCTGGGAGACAGAAGGACTCGACGGCAATACCGTTCCCTCGGCGACTATTGCCGAAAACTACGTGCTCGTCGGTTCGAACAAACGTGGCCAGAACCAACTCTTTCAAATCAAACCGGACTCTAACGAGCTGGAGCCGGTCTGGCAGTCTAAAGATCAAATCTCGGCATTCGGTTCACCGCTGATTTATGGCGAGTATGTGTACTTCGTCAATAAGTCTGGTGTCGCCAGTTGTCTCTCCCTCGCTACAGGGGAAGAAGTCTGGAAAGAACGACTGCCTTCTTCTTGTTGGGCATCTGCAGTCGGAACGGGGGATCGAATTTACTTCTTCTCCAATGACGGCACGACGACCGTCATTGAAAACGGAGCCGAGTTCAAAAAACTCTCCGAGAACAGCCTGCCCACGGAAGACAAAGTCTACGGCGTCGCCCTCGTTGATAACGCGATTGTGATCCGTACCGGTGAAAAACTGACCTGCATTGGGAAACCGTAA
- a CDS encoding thiamine-phosphate kinase yields MAGEFELIDRLRQQVQSHPNLRLGIGDDAAEVLFGKNKTPVLVTVDMLMDQVHFDLANTDPRLIGRKALAVNLSDIAAMGGEAIAIVVSYALPKGAGDHGTGDQLAEQLHQGIVELAEQHQVAVAGGDTNSWKGPLVISITALGQPVGPKAIERSGARVGDLIFVTGELGGSLAGRHLTFTPRLKEARELVNNYDVHAMIDLSDGISSDLQHILRESEVGAVLHAEQIPIHSDARRSSGDRSPLEHALHDGEDFEVLFTVSPEDAVRLTSHPLLTGTRVTQIGEITAGSEPFLIDQGERRLLTRSGWEHSL; encoded by the coding sequence ATGGCGGGTGAATTTGAACTGATCGATCGATTGCGCCAGCAGGTGCAATCCCATCCCAATCTCCGTCTGGGAATCGGCGACGATGCTGCCGAAGTGCTGTTTGGAAAGAATAAAACCCCGGTTCTGGTCACCGTTGACATGCTGATGGATCAGGTTCACTTTGATCTGGCGAACACCGACCCACGGCTGATCGGCCGCAAAGCTCTGGCTGTCAACCTGTCGGACATCGCCGCCATGGGGGGAGAGGCCATCGCGATTGTCGTCAGCTATGCACTTCCCAAAGGGGCAGGGGATCACGGGACAGGGGATCAACTCGCCGAGCAATTGCATCAAGGCATTGTCGAACTGGCCGAGCAGCATCAGGTCGCCGTTGCAGGTGGCGATACGAACTCCTGGAAAGGCCCACTCGTGATCAGCATCACGGCCCTGGGACAACCGGTTGGACCCAAAGCAATCGAACGAAGCGGAGCCAGAGTAGGGGACCTTATTTTCGTAACGGGAGAACTGGGAGGATCATTAGCCGGGAGGCATCTCACCTTCACACCCCGGTTAAAAGAAGCCCGAGAGCTCGTGAACAATTACGATGTCCACGCGATGATCGACCTGAGCGACGGGATCTCCTCCGACCTCCAACATATCCTGCGGGAAAGCGAAGTAGGAGCCGTACTTCATGCCGAACAAATTCCCATACACAGCGACGCGCGTAGATCCTCAGGAGATCGCTCACCGCTGGAACACGCTCTACACGATGGGGAAGACTTCGAGGTGCTCTTCACTGTCAGCCCCGAAGACGCCGTCCGTTTGACCAGCCACCCGCTCCTTACCGGAACTCGGGTCACGCAAATCGGCGAAATCACAGCTGGCTCGGAACCATTCCTGATAGACCAAGGCGAACGAAGACTACTGACGCGATCCGGCTGGGAACATTCCTTGTAA
- the dxr gene encoding 1-deoxy-D-xylulose-5-phosphate reductoisomerase: MTEIALLGSTGSIGTSTLEVLRQHSDRLQLRGIAAHRSWQQLAQQTQEFQPAIAVVGDETLRTEIDRTAFHPETEIRFGQEGIESLAADSEVDTVVSAIVGAAGLGGTWAAVEAGKRVAIANKETLVVAGPIVKALAEKTGAILLPVDSEHSALFQCLQAGRREELKRIILTASGGPFRGWKKDQLREVTPEMALDHPTWNMGPKITIDSATLMNKALEIIEAKWLFDLADSEIEVMIHPQSIVHSFVEFNDNSVLAQLSPPDMKLPIQYALTWPERWEGAAQAMDWTQMFSLEFHPPDHDAFPALQLGLETASRGGTAGAVLNAANEAAVQRFLDGSLRFDQIVLAIQDILKAHHFDPSPDLHELKKWDRWAREEMKKWN; the protein is encoded by the coding sequence ATGACTGAAATTGCCCTGCTCGGATCAACCGGTTCCATAGGAACAAGTACGCTCGAAGTGCTCCGCCAGCACTCGGATCGGTTGCAATTGCGCGGAATCGCCGCTCATCGCAGTTGGCAGCAATTGGCTCAACAGACACAAGAGTTTCAGCCTGCTATCGCCGTCGTGGGAGACGAAACCCTGCGAACTGAAATCGATCGTACCGCGTTTCATCCCGAAACGGAGATTCGCTTCGGCCAGGAGGGCATTGAATCCCTCGCTGCGGATAGCGAAGTGGATACAGTCGTCTCGGCAATCGTCGGTGCCGCCGGACTGGGAGGCACCTGGGCGGCCGTCGAAGCGGGTAAACGGGTCGCCATCGCCAACAAAGAAACATTGGTTGTCGCCGGCCCCATCGTAAAAGCGCTGGCTGAAAAAACGGGAGCCATACTGTTACCAGTCGATTCCGAACATAGTGCACTCTTCCAGTGCCTGCAGGCGGGGCGCCGCGAGGAACTGAAACGGATCATTCTCACAGCGAGCGGCGGACCCTTTCGCGGCTGGAAAAAAGATCAACTTAGAGAAGTCACGCCCGAAATGGCGCTCGACCACCCCACTTGGAACATGGGCCCCAAAATCACCATCGATTCGGCGACATTAATGAATAAGGCTCTCGAGATAATCGAAGCCAAATGGTTGTTTGATCTGGCCGATTCCGAGATTGAGGTGATGATTCACCCTCAATCCATCGTCCATTCCTTCGTCGAGTTCAATGATAACTCGGTGTTGGCACAGCTCTCACCGCCCGATATGAAACTACCGATCCAATACGCCCTTACCTGGCCGGAACGATGGGAAGGGGCGGCGCAAGCCATGGATTGGACTCAGATGTTTAGTTTAGAGTTCCATCCCCCTGACCACGACGCCTTCCCGGCGTTACAATTGGGTCTGGAAACGGCGTCTCGCGGGGGAACCGCAGGGGCCGTGCTCAACGCCGCGAACGAAGCGGCCGTTCAACGATTTTTAGATGGTTCATTACGGTTTGACCAAATCGTTCTGGCCATTCAGGATATTTTAAAAGCTCACCATTTCGACCCGTCTCCCGATCTTCACGAACTGAAAAAGTGGGATCGATGGGCTCGAGAGGAGATGAAAAAATGGAATTGA
- a CDS encoding fused DSP-PTPase phosphatase/NAD kinase-like protein, whose protein sequence is MFRNLRGTIVILSLTGMVLVAGVLYYNHQRYKHLATHDEGMVYRCGWVEPDVFAELIEEHQFRSVVNLCRPGEMGEERWEAQRQAVNGENCKLFEVSMPTTVEANDPELQKHLAILRDPNNYPMIVHCQHGVTRTAKFLSIYDIIFRGMSAEESLTAQPLFGREDHNVNVKAFVYNFEKQYQELYPQAKANSLDVLRK, encoded by the coding sequence ATGTTCCGAAATTTGCGAGGCACAATTGTCATTCTGTCACTGACCGGCATGGTACTGGTGGCAGGTGTCCTTTACTATAATCACCAACGCTATAAACATCTTGCTACGCACGACGAAGGCATGGTTTATCGTTGCGGTTGGGTTGAGCCCGATGTCTTTGCCGAGCTGATCGAAGAACACCAGTTCCGCTCCGTCGTCAATCTCTGTCGCCCCGGAGAAATGGGCGAAGAACGCTGGGAAGCACAACGGCAGGCCGTCAACGGCGAGAACTGCAAGTTGTTCGAAGTCTCAATGCCAACGACTGTCGAAGCAAACGATCCCGAACTGCAGAAGCATCTCGCAATTCTTCGTGACCCCAATAATTATCCGATGATCGTTCACTGCCAGCACGGAGTCACTCGCACCGCGAAGTTCCTCTCGATTTACGACATCATCTTCCGTGGTATGTCGGCTGAAGAATCACTGACAGCCCAGCCTCTGTTTGGCCGCGAAGATCACAACGTCAACGTGAAAGCGTTCGTTTACAACTTCGAAAAACAATACCAGGAATTGTATCCTCAGGCCAAAGCCAACAGTCTGGATGTCCTGCGTAAGTAA
- the rseP gene encoding RIP metalloprotease RseP, giving the protein MELMFAITLTSILNWVYVALGLGLVIFFHELGHFAVAKWCNVYVERFSIGFGPVIWSFRKGETEYALSIVPFGGYVKMLGQDDMDPSQLSSEEIAQDPRAYSAKNVWQRMAIISAGVIMNILTAILFFAYAFSSGIENPTAVVGSVQAGLPAWEKGMQSGDRITEINGRKINSFMDIKRGVALSSGPLDIKAVRRSGEEFSLTILPEQKELGRMIGTAYADGLRTAGMLEGATAGAAPDTPAATAEPPVPMNARIINVNGEEIDDPFRFQQILAQKRAEPLEITFQVLKNDEKVTTTIPAQPFQELGIQVDIGQLLAIQQGSPAETAGLKKGDKIMQVDGRGLGNDLNPLHLPEYFASKHGSSVDVTIKRENEGGEVAEMTISVIPQNRPGWVEAPYGPDVPLSIPSIGVAFNLINRVLKIQEGSPAATAGLQANDALISIEFIPPPKKDSEMKPIKLSFDQELRNWAHAIWYLQRLPGWEVKVAFSRSNQVQTVSLEPVESKEWFMPTERGIYLLPQLQTQKANGIGEAIGMGFDSTINSVTDIYLTLRNLFTADLSVKNLRGPIGIASVSHSHASRGMPYLAWFLGMLSVNLAVLNFLPIPVLDGGHMVFLLWEAITRKKPSERVVIAATYVGMMIVLGLMVLVLYLDIFVHWLQF; this is encoded by the coding sequence ATGGAATTGATGTTCGCGATTACTCTCACCAGTATCTTAAACTGGGTCTACGTTGCCTTAGGCCTGGGCCTGGTGATCTTCTTTCATGAACTGGGACACTTCGCTGTCGCGAAATGGTGCAATGTCTATGTCGAGCGATTCAGCATCGGCTTTGGACCTGTCATCTGGAGCTTCCGCAAAGGAGAAACAGAATACGCCCTGTCGATCGTACCGTTCGGCGGTTACGTAAAGATGCTGGGCCAAGACGATATGGACCCCAGCCAGCTCAGCAGTGAAGAGATCGCACAGGATCCCCGAGCGTATTCTGCCAAGAATGTCTGGCAGCGAATGGCGATCATCTCTGCAGGCGTGATCATGAATATCCTGACTGCGATCCTCTTCTTCGCCTATGCCTTCAGCTCTGGAATCGAAAACCCGACGGCCGTTGTGGGGTCCGTCCAGGCAGGATTGCCAGCGTGGGAAAAAGGAATGCAGTCGGGAGACCGTATCACCGAGATCAACGGTCGCAAAATCAATTCGTTCATGGATATTAAACGGGGCGTTGCCCTGTCTTCCGGGCCGCTCGATATTAAAGCGGTACGCCGCAGTGGGGAAGAATTTTCCCTGACGATTCTCCCCGAACAGAAAGAGCTCGGTCGGATGATCGGCACCGCGTATGCCGACGGCTTACGAACAGCCGGTATGCTGGAAGGGGCCACTGCGGGGGCCGCTCCCGATACGCCCGCTGCAACTGCAGAACCCCCGGTTCCTATGAATGCCCGAATCATTAACGTGAACGGAGAAGAGATCGACGATCCTTTCCGTTTCCAGCAGATTCTGGCACAAAAACGGGCCGAACCTCTCGAAATCACGTTTCAGGTACTGAAAAACGATGAAAAAGTGACCACCACGATTCCAGCACAGCCCTTCCAAGAGCTGGGGATTCAGGTCGACATCGGACAGCTTCTGGCAATCCAACAAGGCTCACCCGCCGAGACTGCCGGCCTCAAAAAGGGTGACAAAATTATGCAGGTCGATGGAAGAGGGCTCGGTAACGATCTCAACCCGCTGCATCTGCCCGAGTACTTTGCCTCAAAACATGGCTCTTCTGTCGATGTAACCATCAAACGCGAAAACGAAGGGGGCGAAGTCGCCGAGATGACCATCTCCGTGATTCCTCAGAATCGACCCGGTTGGGTAGAAGCCCCCTACGGTCCCGACGTGCCTTTATCGATCCCTTCCATCGGCGTCGCATTCAACCTGATTAACCGCGTTCTGAAAATTCAGGAAGGTAGCCCGGCCGCCACTGCAGGGCTCCAAGCCAATGACGCGTTGATCAGTATCGAGTTCATTCCGCCCCCTAAAAAGGATAGCGAAATGAAGCCGATCAAACTTTCATTCGATCAGGAGCTCCGTAACTGGGCTCATGCCATCTGGTATCTGCAACGTCTCCCCGGTTGGGAAGTGAAAGTCGCCTTCAGTCGGAGCAATCAAGTGCAGACTGTCAGCCTGGAACCGGTGGAATCAAAAGAGTGGTTCATGCCCACCGAACGCGGAATCTATCTGTTACCGCAATTGCAAACTCAAAAAGCGAACGGTATTGGCGAAGCCATCGGAATGGGCTTTGACAGTACGATTAACAGCGTGACGGATATCTACCTGACTCTACGTAACTTGTTCACCGCCGACCTGTCGGTGAAGAATCTGCGTGGTCCCATCGGTATCGCTTCTGTTTCCCATAGCCATGCCAGCCGCGGCATGCCTTACCTCGCCTGGTTCCTGGGAATGCTCAGCGTGAACCTGGCCGTGCTCAACTTCCTGCCAATCCCAGTTCTCGACGGAGGCCACATGGTCTTCCTCCTCTGGGAAGCCATCACCCGCAAGAAACCAAGCGAAAGAGTCGTCATCGCCGCCACCTACGTCGGCATGATGATCGTACTGGGGTTAATGGTACTCGTCCTGTACCTCGACATCTTCGTGCACTGGTTGCAGTTTTAA
- a CDS encoding glycosyltransferase family 2 protein: MSSPRVTICIPHWQVQDYMRLCLRSIRKHSDNYDVEVIVVDNGSKDESLDYLRGLDWIRLIERPEEVHTNWPKNVFTAWNLGLKEATGEYYVTMHSDVFLKRDDWLDPFLREIQKSDEIAATGAWKLVMENPLYAWQKQVVGYASGRIKQLVGLKKEIKWKQGHYPRDYCAMYRRDALLKHDMTFLPIYGQGGGYSIAKQIWDAGYQMGMFSVREMDRVLYHVAHGTAAVAPEKKLNHSRAQKKVERKVEDLFQEKWIHKLAADDSLDANRRAA, translated from the coding sequence GTGAGTTCTCCCCGCGTTACGATCTGCATTCCGCACTGGCAGGTACAGGATTACATGCGCCTTTGCTTGCGCTCGATCCGAAAACACTCCGACAATTACGATGTCGAAGTGATTGTCGTCGATAATGGTTCCAAAGACGAGAGCCTCGATTATCTGCGGGGCCTCGACTGGATCCGGTTGATTGAAAGACCGGAAGAGGTTCACACCAATTGGCCGAAGAACGTCTTCACCGCTTGGAACCTCGGCTTGAAAGAGGCAACCGGCGAGTACTACGTCACCATGCACTCCGATGTTTTCCTCAAGCGGGACGACTGGCTCGACCCGTTTCTGCGAGAGATACAAAAGAGTGATGAAATCGCAGCGACAGGTGCTTGGAAACTTGTCATGGAGAATCCATTGTACGCCTGGCAAAAACAGGTTGTCGGTTACGCATCGGGACGCATCAAGCAGTTGGTCGGCCTGAAAAAAGAGATTAAATGGAAGCAGGGGCACTACCCCCGTGATTACTGCGCAATGTATCGTCGTGATGCTTTACTCAAACACGACATGACCTTCCTGCCGATTTACGGACAGGGGGGAGGCTACTCCATTGCCAAACAGATCTGGGACGCCGGTTACCAGATGGGTATGTTCAGTGTCCGTGAAATGGACCGCGTGCTCTACCATGTCGCCCACGGAACCGCCGCTGTAGCCCCGGAAAAGAAGCTCAATCACTCCCGCGCTCAGAAGAAGGTCGAACGCAAAGTCGAAGACCTTTTCCAGGAAAAATGGATTCACAAACTCGCCGCGGATGATTCGCTGGATGCAAACCGCCGAGCGGCTTAG